The Nitrospirota bacterium region ATAGATACTGTTCAGTTTCATGGACACGAGCCACCTGAGGCATGCATAATACCAAAGAGAGTAATAAAGGCAATAAGGGTAAAAGAGCTAAGCGACCTTGAGCCTCTTAAGCACTATCATGTCTCTGCATTTCTTCTTGACACATACACGCCTGACCTCTTGGGTGGAACAGGAAAGCTTTTTAACTGGGATATTGCACTTGAGGCAAAACAGTTTGGAAAGATAATCCTCGCAGGAGGTCTTGACCCAGACAACATAGAGAAGGCTGTAAGATGGGTGCATCCCTACGGGGTTGATGTTAGTAGTGGCGTTGAGGAGGAAAAAGGCAAAAAAGACCATGTCAAAGTGGCTCTTTTTATAGCAAAGGCTAAGAGTGTTTAGGTTCTGAACACACCCTCACAACTGTCTTTACATTCCCACGGGGATTGAAATCACCTATGACCTCAAGAAACTTAGGCTTTAATTTTTTTAAAAGTTCATTATATATTATGTTTGTTGCCTCCTCACAGAATCTCAATACCTACTATCTCCTCATTCGGTCCCATGTCAACAGCGATATCCTCTGTCAGGCGTATTGTTGTTACTTCTGTAGGGCCCTTTTTAAATGATATATAAGCCGCATCCACCTCAGGGTCATATTTTATCCTCATTTTGCACCTCCAATAAAATATGCATACACGGTTACAACTACAAACTTATCAGGTTCTTCCGCAACAATTGGAATCACCTGTTTAACCTGATAATATTTACCTTTCCATATAGCATTATAACTGAAATTCTTACGGAATGATAACCTTCCTTTTTTAGCAGGAAAACACTCCCCTCCCTTTATTGCAAGTTCAACCTCCTCTTTAGATGCTCCTCTATCAGCCATGTTATCAAGGGCATGCTGAGAAAATTTTATAGGCTTTTTACGACTCAATTACATTTATCCTTTCTCCGAACACACCCTCACAACTGTCTTTACATTCCCACGGGGATTGAAATCACCGATGACCTCAAGAAAGCGTGGCTTCAACTTCTTAAGGAGTTCGGCATATATTATGTTTGTTGCCTCTTCATGTGAGGCGTGGACTGACCTAAAGGAATTCAGATAAAGCTTCAGGGATTTAAGCTCAACTATTTTTTTATGAGGCACATAGTTTACCTTTATAGTTGCAAAATCGGGATAGCCCGAGCGAGGGCAAAGACATGTAAACTCGGAAAAACTTATGTTTATCTCATAGTCCCTCTCTGGAGAGGGATTTTCCCAGACCTCGATTTTTGCCTGCTTTATTTTACGCTCGCCATATCTCATAGATGAATTTAGCATTTAATAGCAAATCTTGTAAAGACAAATGGTTTCCTGATAGCATATCCAATGAGATTAAGATACATCCTGATATTCGCTGTCCTCACCCTGATTTATTTCCAAGATGCAGTCTTTAAAAACCTCCTTCTTGCAGTAGGAGACGGGCTGTTGGAGTTTTATCCCCTAAAGGTTGTTTTCATGGATATGGTAAAAGAGGGAGCCCTGCCTTTATGGAATCCTTACATGTTTATTGGTTTTCCCCTTATGGCATCCATGCAGGCAGGTGCATTTTATCCCCTGAACTGGCTTCTCTTGCCATTTTCGCCTGAGAGTGCATTTAACCTCAGCA contains the following coding sequences:
- a CDS encoding DUF2283 domain-containing protein, with translation MRIKYDPEVDAAYISFKKGPTEVTTIRLTEDIAVDMGPNEEIVGIEIL
- the queF gene encoding NADPH-dependent 7-cyano-7-deazaguanine reductase QueF; the protein is MRYGERKIKQAKIEVWENPSPERDYEINISFSEFTCLCPRSGYPDFATIKVNYVPHKKIVELKSLKLYLNSFRSVHASHEEATNIIYAELLKKLKPRFLEVIGDFNPRGNVKTVVRVCSEKG
- a CDS encoding phosphoribosylanthranilate isomerase; its protein translation is MVKVKICGITNLDDAEKAVAFGADALGFVFYKGSPRYIHPDEAEKIIMALPPFITTVGVFVDESKNEVQRIIRHTGIDTVQFHGHEPPEACIIPKRVIKAIRVKELSDLEPLKHYHVSAFLLDTYTPDLLGGTGKLFNWDIALEAKQFGKIILAGGLDPDNIEKAVRWVHPYGVDVSSGVEEEKGKKDHVKVALFIAKAKSV
- a CDS encoding DUF4258 domain-containing protein, with the translated sequence MSRKKPIKFSQHALDNMADRGASKEEVELAIKGGECFPAKKGRLSFRKNFSYNAIWKGKYYQVKQVIPIVAEEPDKFVVVTVYAYFIGGAK